In a single window of the Pseudobacteriovorax antillogorgiicola genome:
- the gap gene encoding type I glyceraldehyde-3-phosphate dehydrogenase, whose product MTVRVGINGFGRIGRVVMRAALRQGDVEVAHINDLTDTKTLAHLLKYDSVHGVLDADVTAKDGAIIVNGKEITVSAVRDPKELPWSEKNIDLVLECTGLFTKREDAERHIAAGAKKVLISAPAKGEDVTVVYGVNHDKLTSEHTIVSNGSCTTNCLAPVAKVLNDNWGIQYGQMTTVHAYTNDQKVLDLPHKDLRRARAAGLSMIPTSTGAAKAISLVLPELSGKLSGMAVRVPTANVSLVDLTVHLEKETSVEDVNKALKEAAEGPLKGVLAFSDEPLVSIDYNGTTVSSTVDGLSTIVSDGKMVKVLSWYDNESGFSNRMLDVARLMAK is encoded by the coding sequence ATGACAGTACGGGTCGGAATAAATGGTTTTGGTCGCATTGGGCGAGTCGTTATGAGAGCGGCCCTTCGTCAGGGTGATGTTGAAGTGGCTCATATCAACGACCTAACAGACACAAAAACCCTCGCTCACCTTCTGAAATACGATTCTGTGCACGGTGTTCTTGATGCAGATGTAACAGCAAAAGATGGTGCTATCATTGTCAATGGCAAGGAAATCACTGTGTCTGCCGTACGCGACCCAAAAGAGCTCCCTTGGTCAGAAAAAAATATCGATCTTGTGCTTGAGTGCACAGGTTTATTCACCAAAAGAGAGGACGCTGAGCGTCATATCGCTGCAGGAGCCAAGAAGGTACTTATCTCGGCTCCGGCGAAAGGTGAAGATGTGACTGTTGTCTACGGTGTGAACCACGACAAACTTACCTCGGAACACACTATCGTTTCCAACGGTAGCTGCACCACCAACTGTCTTGCTCCTGTTGCTAAAGTTCTGAACGACAACTGGGGTATCCAGTACGGCCAGATGACAACTGTTCACGCTTACACCAACGATCAGAAGGTATTAGACCTCCCTCATAAAGACCTTCGTCGTGCCCGCGCTGCTGGTTTGAGTATGATCCCAACCTCAACTGGTGCCGCAAAAGCGATCAGTTTGGTTCTTCCGGAGCTTTCTGGAAAGTTAAGCGGAATGGCAGTTCGAGTTCCTACTGCGAACGTCTCCCTAGTTGATTTGACGGTTCATCTGGAGAAAGAAACTTCTGTTGAAGATGTGAACAAGGCTTTGAAAGAGGCTGCTGAGGGCCCACTAAAGGGTGTTCTTGCATTCAGCGATGAGCCTCTTGTCTCCATCGACTACAACGGCACCACCGTATCAAGCACTGTTGATGGGCTTAGCACGATCGTATCCGACGGGAAGATGGTGAAGGTTCTATCTTGGTACGATAATGAGTCAGGCTTCAGCAACCGGATGCTTGACGTTGCGCGCTTGATGGCAAAGTAG
- a CDS encoding DEAD/DEAH box helicase, whose translation MSRSKRPSSSKSSSRRRRGKGKGKSSQHRQESILRQQSKKSVRPAAAGVRELSHADYEQTKKARQKTEDRLQHWQVRTEHIRHTPKPENPPMDPWQQEALESLLNGEHVVVDAPTTAGKTRVVEEFFKLNIQRSSFRASYTTPVKSLSNDKVREFSDMFGVDQVGIATGDIKENLDAPIVVATLESYRNSLLGVEPDLGRSLVIFDEYHFMQDSSRGSAWEEAIILTPPHCQLLLLSASVDNAEEFCSWIQSLTHRTCRLIRTEVRPVPLEALVYFREQWLLADEVKKLAPASQSKISRFPLEQKEVARRLRSVEAMQLTPCIVYSGQRLACETMAMELCKVLEPLPKSESLRIKTLLETECEVDEPTRFMKANLRKMLIMYGIGYHHSGIAPQGRRAVEILVKQGALRFCTATMGLSIGINFSVRATVISDYRRPGEGGFTQYSVSEVLQMLGRAGRRGRDAVGYSLWPSVQSFYKLGSTKREECQSRLKNDPTTFLGLIGRGYRLRDMESFYEKSFMGFAHRGLNFKLIRINPLRKHLKSDDLPCKSPAFAWAKYQKEELSDCTTCTFQNPCHHFLVTKHQSSLAALHVHLHQLNCLNDEETLTNLGRIARFFPQGGGLLVATMISEGNLSEERLLAAAELMAALSLARFKEPTCPEDYRFPFDKKMIERRLEAFYPIELFEELYDPPNSRRDYPVLRDFNPAAGYIVSEWLKGCSWQALRQKVCHEKFAEGDLVAIMYRTATYLQSLSQAKIPNLSSSALLVRNEILKEPLTPSLRREELEKNEKKTQPPPSPH comes from the coding sequence ATGAGTCGTAGCAAACGTCCGTCATCATCGAAGTCAAGTTCCCGGCGCCGGAGGGGCAAAGGCAAAGGCAAATCTAGCCAACATCGCCAGGAATCCATTTTACGACAACAGTCTAAGAAATCGGTACGCCCTGCGGCAGCTGGGGTTCGAGAGCTGAGCCATGCAGACTACGAGCAAACGAAGAAAGCTCGGCAAAAGACTGAGGATCGCCTCCAACACTGGCAAGTTCGGACTGAACACATACGCCACACCCCAAAGCCTGAAAACCCACCCATGGACCCCTGGCAGCAAGAGGCTCTTGAGTCCTTGCTAAATGGTGAGCATGTTGTCGTCGATGCTCCCACGACTGCAGGCAAGACTCGGGTGGTGGAAGAGTTTTTTAAACTCAATATCCAGCGAAGTTCATTTCGAGCGTCATATACCACGCCGGTAAAAAGCCTTTCCAATGATAAGGTTCGCGAGTTCAGCGATATGTTCGGGGTCGACCAGGTAGGTATCGCCACTGGCGATATCAAGGAGAACCTCGATGCTCCCATAGTTGTCGCAACCTTGGAGTCCTATCGTAATTCACTCTTAGGCGTTGAGCCTGACCTGGGCCGCTCATTGGTTATCTTTGATGAGTATCACTTCATGCAGGACTCTAGCCGCGGCAGTGCCTGGGAGGAGGCGATCATCCTTACCCCACCTCACTGCCAGCTACTCCTCCTGTCAGCCTCAGTTGACAATGCCGAAGAATTTTGCTCATGGATTCAATCGTTAACTCATAGAACCTGCCGCCTGATTCGGACTGAAGTACGTCCAGTGCCACTAGAAGCCTTGGTTTACTTTCGCGAACAATGGCTCCTAGCTGACGAAGTCAAAAAGCTTGCACCGGCGAGTCAGAGTAAAATCTCAAGGTTTCCGTTGGAGCAAAAGGAAGTAGCTCGGCGCCTACGGTCGGTCGAGGCAATGCAGCTGACACCTTGTATCGTCTATTCCGGGCAAAGGCTAGCCTGCGAGACCATGGCCATGGAACTCTGCAAAGTCCTGGAGCCACTCCCAAAGTCTGAGTCCTTACGCATCAAGACTCTCCTAGAAACCGAATGCGAGGTGGACGAGCCAACGCGCTTTATGAAGGCCAACCTAAGAAAAATGCTTATCATGTATGGCATTGGCTACCATCATTCAGGGATCGCACCCCAGGGGCGCCGAGCTGTGGAAATATTGGTCAAGCAAGGGGCTCTCCGCTTCTGCACGGCCACCATGGGCCTTTCCATCGGCATCAATTTTTCAGTTCGCGCAACGGTGATTTCAGATTATCGGCGACCTGGGGAAGGAGGCTTCACTCAGTATAGTGTGTCAGAGGTTTTACAAATGTTGGGCCGAGCCGGTCGCCGAGGGCGCGATGCCGTCGGCTACAGCCTTTGGCCATCGGTTCAATCCTTTTACAAGCTAGGCTCTACCAAAAGGGAAGAGTGTCAGTCTCGATTGAAAAATGATCCCACAACCTTCTTAGGACTTATTGGCCGCGGCTATCGCTTGCGGGATATGGAGTCATTTTATGAGAAAAGCTTCATGGGATTTGCTCATCGTGGGCTCAACTTTAAGCTCATCAGGATCAACCCACTCAGGAAACATTTGAAGAGCGACGACTTACCCTGTAAATCGCCAGCGTTTGCGTGGGCAAAGTATCAAAAGGAGGAGCTTTCAGATTGTACGACATGCACGTTTCAAAACCCATGTCATCACTTTCTTGTGACCAAGCACCAGTCCTCACTGGCAGCACTTCATGTGCACCTGCACCAACTAAACTGCCTCAACGACGAGGAAACACTTACGAACTTGGGTCGCATCGCTCGCTTTTTTCCTCAAGGAGGCGGCCTTCTCGTAGCAACGATGATTTCAGAAGGCAACCTTTCAGAAGAGCGTTTGCTCGCTGCAGCAGAGCTCATGGCTGCCTTAAGTCTTGCGCGATTTAAGGAGCCTACTTGCCCAGAAGACTATCGATTTCCTTTTGACAAAAAAATGATTGAGAGGCGCCTTGAAGCATTCTACCCTATTGAGCTTTTCGAAGAACTCTACGATCCACCCAATAGTCGCAGAGACTACCCTGTTCTTCGAGACTTCAATCCGGCTGCAGGTTACATCGTGAGTGAATGGCTCAAAGGCTGCTCGTGGCAAGCACTTCGGCAGAAAGTCTGCCACGAAAAGTTTGCCGAAGGAGACCTTGTCGCCATAATGTATCGCACCGCAACGTACTTACAGTCGCTTTCTCAAGCAAAGATTCCCAATCTTAGTTCGTCTGCTTTACTGGTACGAAATGAAATATTGAAAGAACCACTAACACCATCGCTGCGGCGAGAAGAACTTGAAAAAAACGAAAAAAAAACTCAGCCACCACCAAGCCCACACTGA
- the coaE gene encoding dephospho-CoA kinase (Dephospho-CoA kinase (CoaE) performs the final step in coenzyme A biosynthesis.), with the protein MDYQDLCKQYGIALTGGIACGKSTVAGVIRDQGYLVVDADQLARQVVAPGSPGLKQIAASFGHELIDADGQLRRAEMRRVIASDPNARSRLEAITHPLIHQAGLVALTEAGITSSPKIWFYEAALIFEIGREHQFHDVWVAHCPHDIQMKRLMTRDSCSQSDAEKMIAAQLPVADKVAKAGLAIDTDLPMEELTENVKTYLQGLKRQNHES; encoded by the coding sequence ATGGATTATCAAGACTTATGCAAGCAGTACGGCATCGCACTAACCGGTGGAATCGCCTGTGGTAAATCAACTGTGGCTGGGGTCATTCGTGACCAGGGCTACCTCGTAGTCGATGCTGACCAACTCGCTCGACAGGTCGTTGCACCAGGGAGCCCTGGCCTGAAACAAATTGCAGCAAGCTTTGGCCACGAACTGATTGACGCAGACGGACAGCTCAGGAGAGCCGAGATGAGACGTGTCATCGCCTCTGACCCTAACGCGCGAAGCCGCCTTGAAGCCATTACTCACCCTCTCATTCACCAAGCCGGCTTAGTCGCTCTTACAGAGGCCGGTATCACATCATCTCCCAAGATCTGGTTTTATGAAGCCGCTTTGATTTTCGAAATCGGACGTGAGCATCAATTTCATGATGTATGGGTCGCCCACTGCCCCCATGATATTCAAATGAAACGGTTGATGACACGTGATAGTTGTTCTCAGTCAGATGCCGAAAAAATGATTGCTGCTCAATTGCCTGTTGCTGACAAAGTCGCAAAGGCAGGCCTTGCAATAGATACGGACCTTCCAATGGAAGAACTAACAGAAAATGTAAAGACATATCTCCAAGGACTTAAAAGGCAAAATCATGAGTCGTAG
- the traF gene encoding conjugal transfer protein TraF — protein MVNKRECTWLLFGVLSLLEAQQVWASEIEGSRIYRSAYYLGRGDTGIAAADDHEAIFYNPAGLARGKGLYKETVFASPTLVISNDTKDLARKYLVEEDNSASTLREHVGKNQHVELNNFSGIVFRRAALGAMVSSANNVLLYKSPENRAVEVLDADSTTNVAGTFSMAEGFFNQFLLVGTTIKYVAQTYSEVSVNVIDSSNISDQLGDSANQSTYSGLGADLGMMLQWDGRSPFSLGLTIENVGGLKLISDTEGVNDRSLPQTINAGAAIDTGTKLSRLKFFLDVRDLSNQVSDNFLLKTHIGGELSFANFFGMTFGINQGYPGVGAFVDAVVFRTDIGVYTQEMGSFAGSRGDTRLYLRLVTGI, from the coding sequence ATGGTGAACAAAAGAGAGTGCACATGGCTATTATTTGGAGTTCTTAGCCTCCTAGAAGCCCAACAAGTTTGGGCCTCGGAGATTGAGGGCTCGCGTATTTACCGCAGCGCTTATTACTTGGGTCGCGGTGATACAGGGATTGCGGCAGCAGACGATCACGAAGCGATATTCTATAATCCCGCGGGGCTCGCACGGGGCAAAGGCCTTTACAAAGAAACCGTATTTGCCTCTCCCACACTTGTTATTTCTAACGACACCAAAGATTTGGCCAGAAAGTATCTGGTCGAAGAAGATAATTCCGCATCAACTTTGCGAGAGCACGTTGGCAAAAACCAGCACGTGGAACTTAATAACTTTAGCGGAATTGTTTTCCGACGAGCAGCTCTGGGAGCCATGGTGAGCAGCGCGAACAATGTCCTTCTCTATAAATCTCCAGAAAACCGTGCCGTTGAGGTTCTCGATGCCGACTCCACCACGAATGTTGCAGGTACTTTCAGCATGGCTGAAGGCTTTTTCAATCAATTCTTGCTCGTCGGAACAACAATCAAATATGTGGCACAAACCTATTCTGAAGTGTCGGTTAACGTCATCGACTCGTCGAACATCTCCGATCAGCTAGGTGACTCAGCTAATCAGAGCACTTACTCGGGTTTAGGGGCAGACCTGGGCATGATGCTCCAGTGGGACGGCCGTTCACCGTTCAGCCTAGGCCTAACCATCGAGAACGTCGGTGGCCTCAAGCTTATCAGTGACACTGAAGGTGTCAATGATCGAAGCCTGCCACAAACCATCAATGCAGGTGCTGCGATCGATACAGGGACGAAATTGAGCCGACTCAAGTTCTTTCTTGATGTCCGAGACTTAAGCAACCAAGTAAGCGACAATTTTCTACTGAAAACTCATATCGGTGGCGAACTTAGTTTCGCAAACTTTTTTGGAATGACATTTGGAATCAACCAAGGATACCCCGGAGTGGGAGCGTTCGTCGACGCAGTGGTGTTCCGCACCGATATCGGGGTCTACACCCAGGAAATGGGGTCCTTCGCTGGAAGTCGCGGAGATACCCGTCTCTATCTAAGATTGGTGACAGGAATATGA
- a CDS encoding tetratricopeptide repeat protein, with protein sequence MIIALAQVVSQPADGRTLAIGVSKYKKGDFRGAEIALVKALKNERKRSTQVRILKFLAISRYMQGKKDLARKNLKKALQIYPNLRVRKKELLDESMYDMYKELKAEVLAAQRPAKVLVKANTNRGFVYRRGKRVGVLGKPFRSKAGVLDIEIRAKGFERKSLRLNVYPKEENVYVVRLSKIDKNSKPKQPVLIIPEEKDLAVEESTRNFSSSPRPGIAPASSQSVLAPAPQAQGYSSQVAVPVPAPQDQIERAQPSGRRQVSSSSRHSKKINILTFFPFGVGQFQNGDNLLGAALGGGQIATLVAYALSVQEADDLYAEASETINRANQEGSLDPDLVREYRDNAQTLIKAEEDKQVVLLTGFGVLWVGGITQAILAASYSSSSSSVSNHSPSSPFALTNQIARETPLQWTILPGKKGFDLALHYRIRF encoded by the coding sequence ATGATCATTGCCCTGGCTCAAGTCGTAAGCCAACCAGCTGACGGTCGCACCTTGGCTATTGGTGTTAGCAAGTATAAAAAAGGCGACTTTCGTGGTGCAGAGATCGCGCTGGTGAAGGCACTAAAAAACGAGCGCAAACGTTCAACTCAAGTACGCATTCTGAAGTTTTTAGCTATATCTCGTTATATGCAAGGCAAGAAGGACTTAGCCCGGAAGAACCTTAAGAAAGCACTCCAGATCTACCCCAATCTTCGCGTTCGAAAAAAGGAGCTTCTAGATGAAAGCATGTACGACATGTATAAAGAACTTAAGGCCGAGGTACTCGCAGCTCAACGACCTGCTAAGGTTCTTGTCAAAGCCAATACCAATCGAGGTTTCGTATACCGTCGCGGCAAACGGGTCGGTGTACTAGGAAAGCCTTTTCGTAGCAAGGCTGGAGTTTTGGACATTGAAATCCGCGCCAAAGGGTTTGAGCGCAAATCTCTCCGTTTAAACGTTTACCCCAAAGAAGAAAATGTCTATGTCGTTCGGCTCAGCAAAATCGATAAAAACTCTAAACCCAAGCAACCAGTGCTCATCATACCCGAGGAGAAAGACCTTGCGGTCGAAGAGTCAACGCGAAACTTTTCTAGCTCGCCAAGACCTGGAATAGCACCTGCTTCTAGTCAATCAGTGCTCGCTCCGGCACCTCAGGCTCAGGGTTACTCCTCTCAGGTTGCGGTTCCTGTTCCAGCGCCACAAGATCAGATTGAGCGAGCTCAGCCTAGCGGCCGGCGCCAGGTATCAAGCAGCTCCCGGCACAGCAAGAAAATCAACATTTTGACATTCTTTCCCTTCGGTGTCGGTCAGTTTCAAAACGGTGACAATCTACTTGGAGCAGCACTAGGAGGTGGACAAATCGCCACACTTGTTGCCTATGCGCTTTCGGTTCAGGAAGCAGACGATCTCTATGCTGAAGCCAGTGAGACCATCAATCGGGCCAACCAAGAAGGAAGCCTAGACCCTGACTTGGTGCGAGAGTATCGCGACAACGCCCAGACCTTGATTAAGGCTGAAGAAGACAAACAGGTTGTTCTCCTTACCGGTTTTGGTGTTCTCTGGGTAGGTGGCATTACCCAAGCGATTTTAGCAGCCAGTTACAGTAGCTCTTCATCATCAGTCTCGAACCACTCCCCCTCGTCGCCATTTGCATTGACAAACCAGATCGCGAGGGAAACACCACTTCAATGGACCATCTTGCCGGGAAAAAAGGGCTTCGATTTAGCTCTTCATTATCGCATACGCTTCTAA
- a CDS encoding serine/threonine-protein kinase → MQLIGNRYRIKSLIGEGGMASVYAAIDEKLDRRVAVKVLHAHLARNEDIRQRFHQEAKSISGIDHPNIIKVYDFSGNDSEQLWIVAEILYGVDLSEYVQRFQGNRLHPIIAALMAREICSALEEVHQNGIVHRDIKPENIMVLDSGVIKLMDFGIAKVAASQKATQTGTFMGSPSYMSPEQIKGIKVDVRTDIYSLNVLFYEILTGTLPYVGSNTADVINKIMIGKYTPPHQLIQDLPYEIDQLIVQSLQGDRNKRHPNIVSYGKVLDKFLSEQGIKSSPHALREFFKDPKHFFERVAASRSRRNQSRTTSNRQPRQASSNQGQPTRSQTRTNHQQAAPASRSAQRQKMQTQAPSAIVPPQQGEPFAGHNANDAQRHRQTQRQSAPPDLTRHHPQARPAGNRAQTVRSRSSTKRRSPPVVQVVVPKQKSGGGFWGMLLTACLITGVIFGGLVLKNRRANQKVKRQDITEVAKNNTKKPRLSRLSDNSDDPAFEEDDDRNPNPRLNNRRPKTENKKTSRAAIRTKPSSRPKNVTVQKSTPQGADAEVPPETEAVNNKSPTIEESPNQADPAKLSDPATASIEPNIQPVATGPGRVRITSLPAAEIYINNQMFGTTNDKSVVRKGIVLEPGTYTLTLKRRGYDNMTERVTVSPEQTVNLNFILQKGSKQVTLNVQTNKLPTKVELEALSGDGSKRTINMAKKNSTIELTPGSYRITATHGSERIERMIDLNENTDAITFNARFK, encoded by the coding sequence ATGCAGCTTATAGGAAATCGCTACCGGATCAAGAGCCTCATTGGTGAAGGCGGGATGGCCTCAGTTTACGCCGCTATCGATGAAAAGCTAGATCGCCGGGTAGCAGTCAAGGTTCTCCATGCTCATCTCGCTCGCAACGAAGATATTCGCCAACGATTTCATCAAGAAGCAAAGTCTATTTCTGGCATCGACCATCCCAATATCATCAAAGTCTACGACTTTTCTGGCAATGATTCCGAACAGTTATGGATCGTTGCTGAAATTCTTTATGGAGTCGACCTATCTGAATACGTCCAGCGGTTTCAGGGCAATCGCTTGCACCCGATTATTGCGGCCCTCATGGCTCGCGAGATTTGCAGCGCCCTTGAGGAAGTTCATCAGAACGGGATTGTCCACCGGGATATCAAGCCTGAGAACATCATGGTGCTCGACTCCGGAGTGATTAAGTTGATGGATTTTGGTATCGCTAAGGTTGCAGCCAGCCAGAAGGCGACCCAAACGGGAACATTTATGGGCTCTCCTAGCTACATGTCTCCCGAACAAATCAAGGGGATCAAGGTTGATGTTCGTACTGATATTTATAGCTTAAATGTTCTTTTTTATGAGATTCTCACTGGCACATTACCATATGTGGGAAGTAATACTGCGGATGTGATCAATAAAATCATGATTGGCAAGTACACTCCTCCTCACCAACTTATCCAAGACCTGCCCTATGAAATTGATCAGCTGATCGTTCAAAGTCTGCAGGGTGATCGCAATAAACGTCATCCAAACATTGTCAGCTACGGTAAGGTTCTCGATAAGTTTTTGTCTGAACAGGGAATTAAAAGCAGCCCTCATGCCTTGCGAGAGTTTTTTAAAGATCCAAAGCACTTTTTTGAGCGCGTGGCTGCCAGTCGTAGCCGCCGGAACCAATCCCGCACGACTAGCAACCGTCAGCCTCGACAAGCATCTTCAAACCAGGGACAACCAACACGATCCCAAACCAGAACCAATCATCAGCAGGCAGCCCCTGCAAGTCGCTCTGCCCAGCGCCAAAAAATGCAGACTCAAGCCCCTTCCGCGATTGTTCCTCCCCAACAGGGTGAGCCATTTGCAGGGCACAATGCCAACGACGCTCAAAGACATCGGCAGACGCAGCGACAGTCAGCTCCCCCAGACTTGACCCGTCATCACCCTCAGGCGAGGCCTGCAGGTAACCGCGCTCAAACCGTTCGATCACGCTCTAGCACCAAGCGTCGCAGTCCTCCCGTTGTTCAGGTTGTTGTTCCAAAGCAAAAGAGTGGTGGTGGCTTTTGGGGGATGCTGTTAACCGCGTGTTTGATAACTGGGGTTATTTTTGGTGGCTTGGTCTTGAAGAACCGACGAGCAAACCAAAAGGTGAAGCGACAGGACATCACTGAGGTCGCGAAGAATAATACTAAGAAACCTAGGCTGAGCCGCCTATCAGACAACAGCGATGACCCTGCCTTCGAAGAGGATGACGACCGAAACCCCAACCCTAGACTCAATAACCGGCGACCTAAAACAGAGAACAAAAAAACATCTCGTGCCGCAATAAGAACAAAACCTAGCTCTCGGCCTAAAAATGTAACCGTTCAAAAGTCTACCCCTCAGGGTGCCGATGCTGAAGTGCCCCCTGAAACGGAAGCTGTTAATAACAAGTCGCCAACCATTGAAGAAAGCCCAAACCAAGCAGATCCGGCAAAACTGAGCGATCCAGCGACAGCTTCCATCGAACCGAATATCCAGCCTGTGGCTACAGGCCCTGGACGGGTTCGCATTACCAGCCTTCCAGCTGCTGAGATCTATATCAACAATCAAATGTTTGGCACGACAAACGATAAAAGCGTCGTCCGCAAGGGCATCGTTCTAGAGCCTGGAACCTACACCCTAACGCTCAAGCGCAGGGGTTATGACAATATGACTGAAAGAGTGACAGTATCCCCAGAACAAACCGTCAACCTTAATTTTATTCTTCAAAAAGGTAGCAAGCAGGTGACGCTCAACGTTCAGACCAACAAGCTACCAACCAAAGTTGAACTTGAAGCTCTCTCAGGTGATGGTTCGAAACGAACCATCAATATGGCAAAGAAAAACTCCACCATTGAGCTTACCCCTGGTAGCTATCGCATCACCGCGACTCATGGCTCCGAGCGTATCGAGCGAATGATTGACCTCAATGAGAACACCGATGCGATCACTTTTAATGCAAGGTTTAAGTAA
- a CDS encoding ferredoxin--NADP reductase has protein sequence MTEKQTIIATISSKAELGPYTLLELKTPSSYLQNPGQYCMAHYKVGETVITRPYSIASEPRDDQTLELCVSHAGDPDTAQAIKNLKAGDTLDISPAAGRFAIPDHDVAAVFIAGGSGITPLRSMIRWRLPRTQQATTLLYGCQSPEEVPYLEDFLTLSSQHPHFTLKVYADQKGPSVGQGHALSDLDQYVALDQHYFLCGPPDMVQAAKTSLSDSGINDRQIHTDRY, from the coding sequence GTGACAGAAAAACAGACTATCATCGCCACCATTAGTTCGAAAGCTGAGCTAGGCCCGTACACTCTATTAGAACTGAAGACACCGTCTTCGTATCTCCAAAACCCTGGCCAGTACTGCATGGCTCACTATAAGGTCGGTGAGACCGTTATCACACGACCCTATTCCATCGCCTCAGAACCTCGCGACGATCAAACATTAGAGCTGTGTGTATCTCATGCCGGAGACCCCGATACCGCCCAGGCCATCAAGAACCTAAAGGCCGGAGACACCCTTGATATTTCGCCAGCAGCAGGACGATTTGCGATCCCCGATCACGACGTTGCAGCCGTGTTTATCGCTGGGGGATCTGGAATCACACCTCTTCGCTCTATGATCCGCTGGCGCTTGCCACGAACTCAACAGGCCACTACCTTGCTTTATGGTTGCCAGAGCCCAGAGGAGGTGCCTTACCTCGAAGACTTCTTAACATTAAGTTCTCAACATCCTCATTTTACACTCAAGGTCTATGCGGACCAAAAAGGTCCTTCTGTAGGGCAGGGTCACGCTCTATCTGATCTCGATCAATACGTGGCACTAGATCAACACTACTTCCTTTGTGGCCCACCAGACATGGTTCAAGCTGCCAAGACAAGTCTCTCGGATAGTGGCATCAACGATCGCCAGATTCACACAGATCGATACTAG
- a CDS encoding pentapeptide repeat-containing protein has product MSKGSDNLVTLTRKEVLELLAETKDLSGKDMRKANLIKIDFSGCDLRDANFSYANLKDANFRDADMRGTSLWSANLEGADFTGSNLEDADLDYSKLRGAILYRANIRRASLPIELIPREDIMASVETGCKVGVKRF; this is encoded by the coding sequence ATGAGCAAAGGTTCCGACAATTTAGTGACTCTCACCCGGAAAGAGGTTCTTGAACTACTTGCTGAGACCAAAGATCTTAGCGGCAAGGATATGAGGAAAGCTAATCTGATCAAGATAGATTTCTCCGGTTGCGATCTGAGAGATGCTAACTTTTCGTATGCAAATTTGAAGGATGCTAACTTCAGAGATGCTGATATGAGAGGAACGTCTCTCTGGAGTGCAAACTTAGAAGGTGCAGACTTCACGGGCTCTAATCTAGAAGACGCTGACCTCGATTATTCCAAGCTAAGAGGGGCTATCCTCTACCGGGCGAATATTCGAAGGGCTTCTTTGCCTATCGAGCTGATCCCTCGTGAGGATATCATGGCCTCAGTAGAGACAGGCTGCAAGGTTGGCGTAAAGCGCTTCTAA